The Sulfurospirillum oryzae genome includes a region encoding these proteins:
- a CDS encoding rhodanese-like domain-containing protein, protein MKKVIFMVLALVGLVNAAELKKVGIEEYLSSFDYKERENMKIKTPDMLALVEEGKAILVDVRFREEFEVWHINFAKNIPLNELPKRLGELPKDKLIITACPHYDRSSMARLFLTLNGYNAKYLNDGLLKTAEFLRGDNAKEFLDEYNAHKEKK, encoded by the coding sequence ATGAAAAAAGTGATTTTTATGGTCTTGGCACTGGTAGGCTTAGTGAATGCGGCGGAGCTTAAAAAAGTTGGCATTGAAGAGTATTTGAGTTCGTTTGATTATAAAGAGCGTGAAAATATGAAGATCAAAACGCCTGATATGCTGGCTCTCGTTGAAGAAGGCAAGGCTATTTTAGTCGATGTACGTTTTCGTGAAGAGTTTGAAGTGTGGCATATAAATTTTGCTAAAAATATTCCTTTAAACGAACTGCCAAAACGTCTGGGGGAATTACCTAAAGACAAACTGATTATCACGGCATGTCCGCATTATGACCGCTCTAGCATGGCAAGGCTTTTTTTAACGCTGAATGGTTATAACGCAAAATATCTTAATGACGGATTGCTTAAAACAGCTGAATTTTTACGTGGTGACAATGCCAAAGAATTTTTGGATGAATACAACGCGCATAAGGAGAAAAAATGA
- a CDS encoding thioredoxin family protein, which produces MKIEVLGTGCAKCQALSLHVKEAVAKKGIFAQVEKVEDIMKIMQYGVTSTPALVVDGVVKSSGKLLSVDEIVTLLS; this is translated from the coding sequence ATGAAAATTGAAGTCTTGGGAACAGGGTGTGCAAAGTGTCAAGCGTTAAGCTTACATGTAAAAGAAGCCGTAGCGAAAAAAGGAATTTTTGCTCAAGTTGAAAAGGTTGAAGACATTATGAAAATTATGCAATACGGTGTCACTTCAACACCCGCTTTGGTTGTGGACGGTGTCGTAAAAAGCAGTGGGAAGCTCTTAAGTGTGGATGAAATAGTCACCTTACTTTCATAG
- a CDS encoding sensor domain-containing diguanylate cyclase — MRLKTKVVVIIAGLLLSVSITGSIINYLKSVHDTQNQLQNTSLPLSVDNIYTEIQQRMIEPLLVSSLMSNDTFLRDWLMEGETDINGISRYLTEIQQKYDIFTTFLVSDKTKSYYHPRGIIDIINEQNSADAWYFKFKAQNEPYEINLDHNVNLGDFLIMFINYKVMNYKNELIGVTGVGVRLLNIEEMLTSFKTKYKYDVYFVDQNGEITLFSKGLNKRGNIAHSEGLREINEVIKSGIQTQFEYKDKDGEYLLNTKYIEKLKLHLFVEINKKEYMNELKKTFYANLAISLLVTLLVTLIIIYTINLYQKQLVQLASEDALTGLANRRKFNEYFEKLYKLYKKSVNSITLLLIDIDDFKGVNDTHGHLIGDEALVRVAQILRMELRASDMIARWGGEEFSLLLVDVTSQNALEIAQKICCAIKEDPIMNELLQRQLTVSIGLGELSSLESQDGLVHKVDNALYEAKKAGKDQVVVA; from the coding sequence ATGCGATTAAAAACCAAAGTTGTTGTGATTATAGCGGGGTTGCTTTTAAGTGTGTCAATTACAGGCTCTATCATCAATTACCTCAAAAGCGTTCATGACACCCAAAATCAACTCCAAAACACCTCTTTGCCTCTCTCGGTTGATAATATATACACTGAGATTCAGCAGCGTATGATCGAACCACTTCTTGTGTCATCCTTGATGTCTAATGACACTTTTTTACGTGACTGGCTGATGGAAGGAGAGACAGATATTAATGGAATTTCACGTTACCTCACCGAAATCCAGCAGAAATATGACATTTTTACCACTTTTTTGGTTTCCGATAAAACAAAAAGTTACTACCATCCCAGAGGGATTATTGATATTATCAATGAACAAAACAGTGCTGATGCGTGGTATTTTAAATTTAAAGCACAAAATGAACCTTATGAAATCAACCTTGACCACAATGTCAACTTGGGTGATTTTTTAATCATGTTTATTAATTACAAAGTGATGAATTATAAAAATGAGTTGATCGGTGTAACAGGTGTTGGCGTAAGGTTGCTTAACATTGAAGAGATGCTCACATCGTTTAAAACCAAGTACAAGTACGATGTCTATTTTGTCGATCAAAATGGAGAGATAACGCTTTTTTCCAAAGGACTCAACAAACGTGGCAACATCGCTCATAGCGAAGGGTTAAGAGAGATTAATGAGGTTATTAAAAGTGGCATACAAACCCAATTTGAGTACAAAGATAAAGATGGTGAGTACCTGCTCAATACTAAATATATTGAAAAATTAAAGCTTCATCTTTTTGTTGAGATCAATAAAAAAGAGTATATGAACGAACTCAAAAAGACTTTTTATGCAAACCTTGCTATCTCACTTTTAGTGACATTGTTGGTGACACTTATTATTATTTATACGATCAATCTGTATCAAAAACAGCTTGTACAACTTGCCAGTGAAGATGCACTAACAGGGCTTGCTAACCGCAGGAAATTCAATGAGTATTTTGAAAAACTCTATAAACTTTATAAAAAAAGTGTCAATAGCATCACACTTTTGTTGATTGATATTGATGATTTTAAAGGGGTAAATGACACGCATGGACATCTTATCGGCGATGAGGCGTTGGTGCGAGTTGCACAGATTTTAAGAATGGAACTCAGAGCTTCTGATATGATAGCACGTTGGGGCGGTGAAGAGTTTTCTTTGTTACTGGTTGATGTAACGTCTCAAAATGCTTTAGAGATTGCGCAAAAGATTTGCTGTGCGATTAAAGAAGATCCAATAATGAATGAACTTTTGCAAAGACAACTTACCGTGAGTATAGGTCTTGGAGAACTTAGTAGCTTAGAGAGTCAAGATGGATTGGTGCATAAAGTTGATAATGCACTGTATGAAGCTAAAAAAGCGGGCAAAGACCAAGTGGTTGTTGCTTAA
- a CDS encoding C-GCAxxG-C-C family protein, translating into MRETVEQKALEYFSSGYVCSEAVLKTIAEKHGIDSPLIPAIATGFGSGLARSENGLCGAFSGGVMALSLLQGRSNVGEPKDPLYHNVQAFKENFEKAFGSCECAKLLGFSLSSPDAGEKFKEGNCKTCKCDLYVVYAVKEVEVLLGNR; encoded by the coding sequence ATGCGTGAAACAGTAGAGCAAAAAGCGTTGGAGTATTTTTCCAGCGGTTATGTGTGCAGTGAAGCGGTTTTAAAAACAATTGCCGAGAAACATGGTATCGATTCGCCACTTATTCCTGCTATTGCCACGGGATTTGGAAGTGGACTGGCGCGCAGTGAAAATGGTCTTTGTGGCGCATTTAGCGGAGGAGTGATGGCACTTTCTCTCCTTCAAGGACGCTCAAATGTAGGTGAGCCAAAAGACCCACTCTATCACAATGTGCAAGCATTCAAGGAAAACTTTGAAAAAGCATTTGGCTCTTGTGAATGTGCTAAACTTTTAGGATTTTCACTCAGCTCCCCCGATGCGGGTGAAAAGTTTAAAGAGGGCAATTGTAAAACGTGTAAGTGTGATTTGTATGTCGTTTACGCGGTTAAAGAGGTAGAAGTACTACTCGGAAACAGGTAG
- a CDS encoding sensor histidine kinase: MDIIFFIYGLSFFILGVLVLFVRTKESEIFFARKIWLLGIFAILHAFVEWVFLYIYIHPDYKSFLNPLKFILLLLSYLFLFEFSRFIVRESFKEESSKLHFLHTLYAAPVIYIISISSLLTLILIHPSLNDAIAAVRYTYGFFGSLFLGIGLYYYGESLKKIEYVERLKIYFKIPGIAFICYALLAGIAVSPTTYFPGNVINTIWFFETFGVPMQLFRALCAFVITICSIKALQIFSDETHLKMMKSLRQVKRFSSDVSHELKTPLTAMKGEIEVALKEPRSCEEYQKILYSNLEEVDTLQSIVKNLLMLTYIEKASLKNKFTKQNLDDVVLKAIEDLMVVGAQKNISFEILELENVAIIGDEILLKTVFSNLIENAIKYSPYHSTLIISLTHKNDKAIFCIEDEGNGIEEEKLKLVFDRFYRADDSRSKHIKGFGLGLSIVQQIVEVHDGTIRVKNRKPYGLEVKVILPVSE, encoded by the coding sequence ATGGATATTATCTTCTTTATTTATGGACTCTCTTTTTTCATCTTAGGCGTTTTAGTTTTATTTGTTAGAACCAAAGAGAGTGAGATCTTTTTTGCACGAAAAATTTGGCTTTTAGGTATCTTTGCCATTCTTCACGCATTTGTCGAGTGGGTTTTTCTGTACATCTATATTCATCCTGATTATAAATCATTTCTCAACCCTCTCAAGTTTATTCTACTGCTTCTGTCTTATCTGTTTTTATTTGAGTTTTCTCGATTTATTGTCAGAGAGAGTTTCAAAGAAGAGAGTTCCAAGCTTCATTTTCTCCACACTCTCTATGCCGCACCTGTCATTTATATCATCAGTATTTCCAGTCTTTTAACCTTGATTCTCATTCACCCTTCCCTAAATGATGCCATTGCTGCAGTTCGTTATACTTATGGATTTTTTGGCTCACTCTTTTTAGGCATTGGGCTTTATTATTATGGAGAATCACTCAAAAAAATAGAGTATGTCGAACGCCTCAAAATTTACTTCAAAATTCCTGGTATTGCGTTTATTTGCTATGCGCTTTTAGCGGGAATTGCGGTCTCTCCTACAACATATTTTCCCGGCAATGTCATCAATACCATCTGGTTTTTTGAAACATTTGGTGTTCCTATGCAACTTTTTCGAGCACTTTGCGCTTTTGTGATTACAATTTGTTCGATTAAGGCATTGCAAATTTTTAGCGATGAAACCCATCTTAAAATGATGAAATCTCTTAGGCAAGTTAAACGCTTCTCTTCAGATGTTTCACATGAGCTCAAAACACCCTTGACCGCAATGAAAGGCGAAATCGAAGTTGCCTTAAAAGAACCAAGAAGTTGTGAAGAGTATCAAAAGATTTTATATTCCAATCTTGAAGAGGTCGATACACTACAAAGCATTGTTAAGAACTTGCTGATGCTGACTTATATTGAAAAAGCATCGTTGAAAAACAAATTTACCAAACAAAATCTTGATGACGTGGTACTCAAAGCCATTGAAGACCTTATGGTTGTGGGCGCCCAAAAAAATATTAGTTTTGAAATTCTAGAGTTGGAGAATGTCGCCATTATCGGTGATGAGATTTTGCTCAAAACGGTCTTTTCCAATCTTATTGAAAACGCGATCAAATATAGCCCGTATCACTCAACACTTATTATCTCATTGACGCATAAAAATGATAAAGCTATTTTTTGTATAGAAGACGAAGGTAATGGCATTGAAGAAGAAAAGCTCAAACTTGTTTTTGATCGCTTTTACCGAGCAGATGACTCACGCTCTAAACATATCAAAGGATTTGGTTTGGGGCTTTCCATTGTTCAGCAAATCGTTGAAGTACACGATGGAACCATTAGGGTAAAAAACCGCAAACCGTATGGGCTGGAAGTGAAAGTGATACTACCTGTTTCCGAGTAG
- a CDS encoding response regulator transcription factor: protein MKLLIIEDDPKIISFVQKGLQEEGFIVDTASDGEDGLYLAELYQYDLLIIDWMLPKLDGVKICEKLRDQKKLTPILMLTAKISVEDRIIGLGCGADDYLVKPFVFAELVARIRSLLRRSSYNFNEVLHLDTLEVNVSKRVVTRSKKLIVLTSKEFDILVYLLLNQNNIITHTQLQEKIWGINETTSSNIINVFIHHLRHKIDLEGEKPLIKTIRGSGYKIESC, encoded by the coding sequence ATGAAACTATTAATCATTGAAGATGATCCAAAAATTATCTCATTTGTTCAAAAAGGGCTCCAAGAAGAAGGTTTTATCGTTGATACCGCGAGTGACGGAGAAGATGGACTTTATCTTGCTGAACTTTATCAATATGATCTTCTGATCATCGACTGGATGTTGCCCAAACTCGATGGTGTGAAGATTTGTGAGAAACTTCGCGATCAAAAAAAGCTCACACCCATCTTAATGCTTACCGCTAAAATTAGTGTCGAAGACCGCATCATTGGGCTTGGATGTGGGGCAGATGACTACTTGGTAAAGCCGTTTGTTTTTGCCGAACTGGTTGCCCGGATACGCTCACTTTTACGCCGTTCATCTTATAATTTTAATGAAGTTTTACATCTGGATACGCTTGAAGTCAATGTCTCCAAAAGAGTTGTGACGCGTTCAAAAAAGCTTATTGTTCTCACATCCAAAGAGTTTGATATTTTGGTTTATTTGCTGCTTAATCAAAACAATATTATTACCCATACACAATTACAAGAAAAAATTTGGGGAATTAACGAGACGACATCGAGCAATATCATCAATGTTTTTATTCATCATTTACGCCATAAAATAGACCTTGAAGGTGAAAAGCCGCTGATTAAAACCATTCGTGGCTCGGGTTATAAAATAGAGTCGTGCTGA
- a CDS encoding ethylbenzene dehydrogenase-related protein has protein sequence MKDFTQKISTAGLSVVMVGSMLLASSALAADYKLESVKGTPTTLDAGDAAWAKAKEVIVPLTETPYQPEGYKGMTKSTAVIKSLYDDKNIYIKLQYDDPTESTARFPWVKQADGSWKRMSIKDQTKHENVYYEDKMAMFWNINTKGFEKKGCAIACHLTKDGKNNGFPDDSAGRKYTNNPGEFIDMWHWKGVRTGLPFDLMHDQYVDSTNDPKLAEEWGRKGDESLGGGYKDNFNADKTGPAFMNKDAKDNAIGSIKEENKIPFVDTFKAGDSIPGIIVSKMSGSSADIVTKAVWKDGKWTMVIKRALVTTHPKSAEQDVQFNDLKKKYYFGVAAFDNSQINHVYHDGSIELTFK, from the coding sequence ATGAAGGACTTTACACAAAAAATTTCAACTGCGGGATTATCAGTTGTTATGGTAGGTTCAATGTTGTTAGCATCAAGTGCATTAGCAGCAGATTATAAATTAGAGAGTGTTAAAGGTACCCCTACAACGCTGGATGCAGGTGATGCTGCTTGGGCAAAAGCAAAAGAGGTTATCGTTCCATTGACCGAAACACCTTATCAGCCAGAAGGTTATAAAGGCATGACGAAATCAACAGCGGTGATTAAATCGCTTTATGACGATAAAAATATCTATATTAAACTTCAGTATGATGACCCAACCGAGAGCACGGCGCGCTTCCCATGGGTAAAACAAGCAGATGGTTCATGGAAGAGAATGAGTATAAAAGATCAAACGAAACATGAAAATGTTTACTATGAAGATAAGATGGCTATGTTTTGGAATATTAATACGAAAGGATTTGAGAAAAAAGGTTGTGCCATTGCTTGCCATCTTACTAAGGATGGTAAAAATAATGGCTTCCCTGATGATTCAGCGGGTAGAAAATATACGAACAACCCAGGTGAGTTTATCGATATGTGGCATTGGAAAGGCGTGAGAACAGGTTTACCATTCGATTTGATGCACGATCAGTATGTTGATAGTACCAATGATCCAAAACTTGCAGAAGAGTGGGGTAGAAAAGGTGATGAGTCGCTAGGTGGTGGTTATAAAGATAATTTCAATGCTGATAAAACAGGTCCTGCATTTATGAATAAAGATGCTAAAGATAATGCGATAGGTTCCATTAAAGAAGAAAATAAAATTCCTTTTGTAGATACATTCAAAGCAGGCGATTCAATTCCTGGAATTATTGTCAGTAAAATGAGCGGCTCTTCTGCTGATATTGTCACAAAGGCAGTTTGGAAAGATGGTAAATGGACAATGGTTATTAAGAGAGCACTTGTTACAACTCATCCAAAATCAGCAGAGCAAGACGTACAGTTTAATGATCTCAAGAAAAAATACTATTTTGGTGTTGCAGCGTTTGATAACTCTCAAATCAACCATGTGTACCATGATGGAAGTATAGAATTAACATTCAAATAA
- a CDS encoding ArsR/SmtB family transcription factor: MSQGNSLQGYLQILSDINRLKIIQFIAYDEKTVSEIVNQTKLSQPLVSHHLKVLKNYTILDTKRNGPFILYKLHNTDLLDILGLLCELISKDNELEDPMFIPSQKRKDKKDV, translated from the coding sequence TTGAGTCAAGGCAATAGTTTACAAGGATATTTACAAATCCTAAGCGACATCAATCGATTAAAAATTATTCAGTTTATTGCTTATGATGAAAAAACGGTTTCTGAAATTGTTAATCAAACGAAATTATCGCAACCATTGGTGTCACATCATCTAAAAGTATTGAAAAACTACACTATTTTAGACACTAAAAGAAATGGTCCTTTTATTCTCTATAAACTGCACAACACCGATCTTTTAGATATTTTGGGTTTATTGTGTGAGTTAATTTCTAAGGACAATGAACTTGAAGACCCCATGTTTATACCTTCGCAAAAAAGAAAGGATAAAAAAGATGTTTAA
- a CDS encoding putative zinc-binding protein → MGNCSCGSAKKSEESTKIKRVYACSGCADVGEVADSVSRQLRHDGFANATASCLVGIGAGIESFIKVAKETDEVITIDGCPIGCAKLMMEKIGISPTSYVLTTMGLQKGNAKPTKELVEEIATKIKSL, encoded by the coding sequence ATGGGAAATTGTAGTTGTGGATCAGCTAAAAAGAGTGAAGAAAGCACAAAGATAAAGCGAGTTTACGCTTGTTCTGGATGCGCTGATGTCGGCGAAGTTGCCGATAGCGTTAGCAGGCAATTACGTCATGATGGTTTTGCAAATGCAACGGCAAGTTGTTTGGTGGGAATAGGTGCTGGCATTGAAAGCTTTATCAAAGTTGCCAAAGAAACAGATGAAGTCATTACGATTGATGGATGTCCTATTGGGTGTGCTAAGTTAATGATGGAAAAAATAGGAATAAGCCCCACGAGTTATGTGTTGACGACTATGGGCTTGCAAAAAGGAAATGCAAAACCCACGAAGGAACTTGTGGAAGAAATTGCAACTAAAATTAAATCTTTATAG
- a CDS encoding putative zinc-binding protein, which yields MYEEIKIEKMDGYCSSCEDYAKKHTTHPAKIAIMSCEGACSKGEVSRRAANLIAHKLSPENTVRICLGGAFTKDGGQRNLVRQTHKAIAIEGCFIDCASRMMKGVIPELDALVVQADKIYKKNLPFEMNEVSDEVFNEYARIVAEEIVEKYIHGDAKPEVSQNTTCEPVSDRGCCSCS from the coding sequence ATGTACGAAGAGATAAAAATTGAAAAAATGGATGGCTATTGTAGTTCATGTGAAGATTATGCCAAAAAGCATACGACTCATCCAGCCAAAATAGCGATTATGTCGTGTGAAGGAGCTTGTTCGAAAGGAGAAGTATCTAGAAGAGCCGCCAATCTTATTGCGCATAAGCTTTCACCTGAAAATACCGTTAGAATTTGTTTGGGCGGTGCTTTTACCAAAGATGGAGGGCAGAGAAATTTAGTCAGACAGACGCATAAAGCTATCGCGATTGAAGGATGTTTTATTGATTGTGCTTCACGAATGATGAAAGGGGTGATCCCTGAACTTGATGCGCTTGTTGTGCAAGCCGATAAGATTTATAAAAAGAATTTGCCTTTTGAAATGAACGAAGTTTCTGATGAAGTGTTTAATGAGTACGCAAGAATCGTAGCGGAAGAGATTGTCGAGAAGTATATTCATGGCGATGCGAAACCTGAGGTATCACAAAACACTACGTGTGAACCTGTGAGCGATAGAGGCTGTTGTTCTTGCTCATAA
- the mnmA gene encoding tRNA 2-thiouridine(34) synthase MnmA encodes MKVALLMSGGIDSSYSAYLLKEQGHEVIGIYLKLHEDEKKHAVNIANIEKVSKYLNIETHVIDAKALFKEHVYDYFVRSYEQGLTPNPCAFCNPRMKFGFAFEKAMEMGCEKIATGHYARIKEGHIQEAYDMSKDQSYFLFGLKKEVIEKILFPLGGMKKEDIKPIALEKLPWLGTLETYKESQEICFVTDTYIEVLKKHINVDQKGVVKDTSGKVIGEHKGYMHYTIGKRKGLTINGAHDPHFVVGIDAKTNTVVAGTKEELLQKRVVAQNFSLPEDFKEGMYGVKVRYRSPQAKAHVKIEEGKIIAELEEGVYGLASGQALVVYADDLVLGGGWIEA; translated from the coding sequence ATGAAAGTTGCACTACTAATGAGCGGAGGCATTGACTCTAGTTACTCCGCTTACTTGCTGAAAGAGCAAGGTCATGAGGTTATTGGTATCTATCTCAAACTTCACGAGGATGAGAAAAAACACGCGGTTAACATCGCTAATATTGAAAAAGTAAGCAAATATTTGAACATCGAAACGCACGTTATTGATGCCAAAGCCCTTTTTAAAGAGCATGTGTATGACTATTTTGTCAGATCATACGAGCAAGGCTTAACGCCCAATCCATGTGCCTTTTGTAATCCACGCATGAAATTTGGCTTTGCCTTTGAAAAAGCGATGGAGATGGGCTGCGAAAAAATCGCGACTGGACACTATGCGCGCATAAAAGAGGGTCACATTCAAGAAGCTTATGATATGAGTAAAGATCAAAGCTACTTCCTTTTTGGGCTCAAAAAAGAGGTGATTGAAAAGATTCTTTTCCCACTCGGTGGCATGAAAAAAGAGGACATTAAACCCATTGCTTTGGAAAAATTGCCTTGGCTTGGCACACTTGAAACCTACAAAGAATCACAAGAGATCTGTTTTGTTACCGACACATACATCGAGGTGTTAAAAAAACATATCAATGTCGATCAAAAAGGGGTGGTGAAAGACACCAGTGGGAAGGTCATCGGTGAGCACAAAGGCTACATGCACTACACCATCGGCAAACGCAAAGGGCTTACCATCAACGGCGCGCATGACCCGCATTTTGTCGTGGGCATCGATGCTAAAACCAATACCGTTGTCGCAGGTACCAAAGAGGAACTTTTGCAAAAACGTGTTGTGGCACAAAACTTCTCCTTGCCAGAAGATTTTAAAGAGGGAATGTATGGCGTGAAAGTGCGCTATAGAAGCCCACAAGCTAAGGCGCATGTAAAAATTGAAGAGGGTAAAATCATCGCAGAACTCGAAGAGGGTGTTTATGGACTGGCAAGCGGTCAAGCACTTGTAGTCTATGCGGATGATTTAGTTCTAGGTGGCGGCTGGATCGAAGCGTAA
- a CDS encoding aminotransferase class I/II-fold pyridoxal phosphate-dependent enzyme, with the protein MGFTTKALHAKPAHKDQHGAMRFPIYQSSAFEFEKAEDLEAVFKGQKMGHVYTRSSNPSIEEFELKIKAISGAFGVIATATGMAAISNALFALLKSGDNIITTQYLFGNTLSLFQTLFSDFGIEVRYVDLSDLEAIKANIDAKTRFLFCESVSNPQLIVPDFEAIKSVLKEQNVPLIVDTTATPWNIFNAKKHGVDIEIISATKYISGGGHVLGGLIVDNGTFNWKNHANLEPYYKKFGPNAFIARLRKETFRNLGASLSPQSAYLLSLGLETMDLRVKRSCSNALTVAKHLQTKTEIISVEYPFLEGSSAYVNASKQFSGGGGIVSFSFKDKEATYAFLNRLNIIKRGTNVQDNKSLAIATYHTIYAEYSEAQKAAFGLTEGMIRLSVGIEDVEDLIADIDQALG; encoded by the coding sequence ATGGGATTTACCACCAAAGCATTGCATGCCAAACCAGCACACAAAGATCAACATGGCGCAATGCGCTTCCCTATCTACCAAAGTTCAGCCTTTGAGTTTGAAAAAGCAGAAGACCTCGAAGCCGTTTTCAAAGGTCAAAAGATGGGGCATGTATATACACGCTCCTCAAATCCTTCTATTGAAGAGTTTGAACTCAAAATCAAAGCGATCAGTGGCGCTTTTGGTGTCATCGCAACCGCTACGGGTATGGCTGCCATCTCAAATGCGCTGTTTGCACTTTTAAAAAGTGGCGATAACATCATTACCACGCAGTACCTTTTTGGCAATACGCTCTCCCTTTTCCAAACACTTTTCAGTGATTTTGGCATTGAAGTGCGTTATGTAGATTTGAGCGATTTGGAGGCAATTAAAGCCAATATTGATGCTAAAACACGCTTTCTTTTTTGTGAAAGTGTCAGTAATCCTCAGCTCATTGTGCCTGATTTTGAGGCGATTAAAAGTGTTTTAAAAGAGCAAAATGTGCCTCTTATCGTCGATACAACGGCAACGCCTTGGAACATCTTTAATGCAAAAAAACATGGTGTGGATATTGAGATTATCTCTGCGACCAAATACATTTCAGGCGGCGGACATGTCCTTGGTGGTTTGATCGTCGATAATGGTACCTTTAACTGGAAAAATCACGCCAATTTAGAGCCTTACTATAAGAAATTTGGACCCAATGCGTTTATCGCACGCCTTCGCAAAGAGACCTTTAGAAATCTAGGGGCTTCACTTTCACCTCAAAGTGCTTACCTGCTATCTTTAGGACTTGAGACCATGGATTTGCGCGTCAAACGAAGCTGTTCTAACGCACTTACAGTAGCCAAACACCTGCAAACAAAAACTGAAATCATCAGCGTGGAATACCCTTTTTTAGAGGGCTCATCAGCATACGTTAACGCTTCAAAACAATTTAGTGGCGGTGGTGGCATTGTGAGTTTTAGCTTTAAAGATAAAGAAGCGACATACGCATTTTTAAATCGCCTCAATATCATCAAACGAGGCACAAATGTCCAAGATAACAAATCTCTAGCCATTGCAACGTACCATACGATTTACGCGGAATACTCCGAAGCACAAAAAGCCGCTTTTGGACTCACGGAGGGTATGATTCGCCTCTCTGTGGGTATTGAAGATGTGGAAGACTTGATCGCAGATATTGACCAAGCCTTAGGATAA
- the cobA gene encoding uroporphyrinogen-III C-methyltransferase, translating into MSTLGIALTPKRTLLIGAGKVAAQKARVLDSLDFAYEIVAASRLDAYFESKIFTCKAFEDADAEGFEVIIDATGNEQVTKRLVALKPIHHFWLNVVDVPELCDFYFSALTRRGDIQVAVSSGGSSPTLAQVIRDKIEKILPHDLTSLIDRLKNERKKPDRDLEKLRDIAKAGVGKVFLIGCGTGYVGNLTLDALNAFELLDVALVDALVSEEIRSLIPLTCKVVDVSKKKGFHSKSQDEINTLLVDYAKQGLVVGRLKGGDPLLFGRLGEEKQVLAQHGISFEVINGITSALRSCTVSGIVPTIRDISKGVTIVSAHLRETLFNDDWVSILKQPLHTVIVLMAHSFAKKIQDAIAKQNINPNLPAAFVSKIDLPDQVTIVGTVGKLDKMATLCATPAVLIIGECVAKENILPAENSGKIIYM; encoded by the coding sequence ATGAGTACCTTAGGCATCGCACTCACGCCTAAACGCACGCTTTTGATTGGGGCGGGCAAAGTCGCCGCACAAAAAGCGCGCGTACTGGACAGTCTTGATTTTGCGTACGAAATCGTCGCAGCATCAAGGCTAGATGCCTATTTTGAATCCAAAATCTTTACATGTAAAGCGTTTGAGGATGCTGATGCAGAGGGCTTTGAGGTGATTATTGACGCGACAGGCAATGAGCAGGTGACCAAGCGTTTGGTCGCCCTGAAACCGATTCATCATTTTTGGCTCAATGTCGTGGATGTTCCTGAACTCTGCGATTTTTACTTTAGCGCGCTTACCCGTCGTGGAGACATTCAAGTCGCGGTCAGCAGTGGTGGAAGTTCGCCTACTTTAGCGCAAGTCATTCGCGATAAGATCGAAAAGATTTTACCGCATGACCTCACGTCACTCATTGACAGACTGAAAAACGAGCGCAAAAAACCAGACCGTGACCTCGAAAAACTTCGAGACATTGCCAAAGCAGGTGTGGGAAAAGTCTTTTTGATCGGCTGTGGAACTGGGTATGTGGGTAACCTCACGTTAGATGCGTTGAATGCGTTTGAACTACTCGATGTTGCGTTGGTGGATGCTCTGGTCTCTGAGGAGATTCGCTCTCTCATTCCCCTTACATGTAAAGTGGTAGATGTCAGCAAAAAGAAGGGGTTTCACTCCAAAAGTCAAGATGAAATCAACACTCTTTTAGTGGACTACGCCAAACAAGGGCTTGTTGTCGGACGTCTCAAAGGAGGCGACCCGCTTCTGTTTGGAAGGCTCGGCGAAGAGAAACAAGTTTTGGCGCAACATGGCATCTCCTTTGAGGTGATCAATGGCATTACCTCAGCCCTTCGCTCTTGTACTGTTTCAGGCATTGTGCCAACGATTCGTGACATTTCCAAAGGGGTGACCATCGTCTCGGCGCACCTAAGAGAGACGCTTTTTAACGATGATTGGGTGAGCATTTTAAAACAGCCTTTGCATACGGTCATTGTTTTAATGGCGCACAGTTTTGCAAAAAAAATCCAAGATGCCATAGCCAAACAGAACATCAACCCCAATCTTCCTGCCGCATTTGTATCGAAGATTGACCTGCCCGATCAAGTAACCATAGTGGGAACTGTGGGAAAATTGGATAAAATGGCGACATTATGTGCCACACCAGCGGTCTTAATCATCGGTGAGTGTGTCGCAAAAGAGAACATTTTACCAGCCGAGAATAGCGGCAAAATTATTTACATGTAA